From Nicotiana tabacum cultivar K326 chromosome 22, ASM71507v2, whole genome shotgun sequence, one genomic window encodes:
- the LOC107820903 gene encoding RING-H2 finger protein ATL7: protein MSVAGKGYPDLQESSGITSNNNNNASSNCCSEALAQLKLYQAFIFSIPIFFVFILLLLFYLFYLRRQRVDWSSLRMRTSTLHSATEPDELSQCELGLKKEVREMLPIIVFKESFSVNDTQCSVCLGDYEAEDKLQQIPACGHTFHMDCIDHWLVTHNTCPLCRQSILTPTKANTEETPDRAETTETSSSEQDADETSHQRNSECSEGPQIGQSNPKPETREETEERSSNEEDGDSLNVDNVMDSRKESNVAL, encoded by the exons ATGTCTGTTGCTGGAAAAGGGTACCCAGATCTACAAGAAAGCAGTGGAATtactagtaataataataataatgcatCTTCTAATTGTTGCTCTGAAGCTTTAGCTCAATTGAAGCTTTATCAAGCTTTCATCTTTTCAATccctattttctttgtttttatcttattattgttATTCTACTTATTTTATCTTCGTCGTCAGAGAGTCGATTGGTCCTCTCTGCGAATGAGGACTTCCACATTGCACTCTGCTACTGAACCAGATGAACTGTCACAG TGTGAATTGGGATTGAAGAAGGAGGTGAGGGAAATGCTGCCTATTATTGTGTTCAAGGAAAGTTTCTCTGTCAATGACACTCA ATGTTCAGTGTGCTTAGGGGATTACGAAGCAGAGGATAAGCTTCAACAGATACCTGCTTGTGGGCACACATTTCACATGGATTGCATTGACCACTGGCTAGTCACTCATAACACCTGCCCCCTCTGCCGCCAATCTATCCTTACTCCAACGAAAGCTAACACTGAAGAAACGCCTGATAGAGCAGAAACTACTGAGACAAGTTCAAGTGAACAAGATGCTGATGAAACATCTCATCAAAGAAACTCTGAATGTTCTGAGGGACCTCAAATAGGCCAATCAAATCCAAAACCAGAAACCAGAGAAGAAACAGAAGAAAGATCGTCTAATGAAGAAGATGGCGATAGTCTTAATGTTGACAATGTCATGGACTCGAGAAAAGAAAGTAATGTCGCTTTATAG
- the LOC107820909 gene encoding phytolongin Phyl1.1-like produces the protein MGSIQKTVYYCSVSKGGQLLYAYNNGEDLEIENLAALCLERIPPFHKWYFQTMAKKTFGFLIEVDEYVYFAIVDEGLGHAEVLKFLEQLKDEFRKLANMGSCWTMSNLNSICLQEKSIPVILPCRNVNGEIEGSASTKVLLLGKPSRQEKKKKKDYAIAIRDTELEEQQKSTEQVIDSVVPPITSQKELSLVRTISRSQNFQRRWCRHVRIVLAIDVVVCLVLFVIWLVICEGTKCLH, from the coding sequence ATGGGTTCAATCCAAAAAACTGTTTACTACTGCTCAGTATCTAAAGGTGGTCAACTTCTTTATGCATATAATAATGGTGAAGATCTTGAGATTGAGAACTTGGCTGCATTGTGCTTAGAAAGAATTCCTCCTTTCCATAAATGGTATTTTCAGACCATGGCTAAAAAGACTTTTGGGTTTTTGATAGAAGTTGATGAGTATGTGTACTTTGCTATTGTAGATGAGGGTCTTGGTCATGCtgaagttttaaagtttcttGAACAATTGAAGGATGAATTTAGAAAATTGGCTAACATGGGTTCTTGTTGGACTATGTCTAATCTAAACTCAATTTGTTTACAAGAAAAATCAATTCCTGTTATTTTACCATGTCGAAATGTCAATGGGGAAATTGAGGGTAGTGCTTCAACAAAAGTGTTGTTATTGGGCAAGCCTAGTagacaagaaaagaagaaaaagaaggattATGCAATTGCTATTAGAGATACTGAGTTGGAGGAGCAACAAAAATCTACAGAGCAAGTTATTGATTCAGTAGTTCCTCCAATTACGTCACAGAAAGAGTTGAGCTTGGTAAGGACCATATCAagatctcaaaactttcaaaggaGGTGGTGTCGCCACGTACGCATTGTCCTTGCAATTGATGTTGTGGTATGtcttgtgttgtttgtgatttggtTAGTTATTTGTGAAGGTACAAAGTGCCTTCACTAA